Part of the Desulfolutivibrio sulfoxidireducens genome is shown below.
CGGTGAAGGACATCTTGCTTGCCTGACGTGGAAAAGCGCAAGCGTCTGGTCTATTTCCTCCAATACGGATGCGAGATGTCCTCGAACGCCGACAGGGCGGCCGTGGCCCCCTGCCCCACGGCCGTGACGATCTGGCGCACGCCGCCGGTCACGTCGCCGCAGGCGTAGACCCGGGGGATGTTCGTGCGCAAGCCCCGGTCCACCTTGATGTAGCCCGACTCGTCAAGGGCAAGCCCGATGTCCTGTGCCAGCCCGGTCACCGGGATATACCCCGCGGCCACGAAAAGCGCCTTGACCGGCATCCGCCGCGTGCTCCCGTCGGTCACGCTTTTTATCCGCACCGCCGTCACGCCCGTCTCGTCGCCCACAACCTCCTCGACGACCGTGTTCCAGACCACGTCGACGCCTTCGCGCGTCAGGGCGTCCACGAGGTGCTTTTCGGCCCGGAAGGCGTCCCGGCGGTGGAGGACCGTGACGGACGCCCCGAGCCGGGCCAGATGCAGGGCCTCGGTCAGGGCCGTGTTGCCGCCGCCGACCACGGCCACGGCCGCGTCCTTGTACAGGTAGCCGTCGCAGGCGGCGCAGGCGCTCACCCCGCGCCCGAAATAGCGGTCCTCGCCCGGGATGCCGAGCTTGCGCCAGGTGGCGCCCGTGGCCAGGATCAGCGCCCGGCACAGGTACGTGGTCTCCCCCGAGGCCACCTCGATGCGCCGCCCGATCTTGACCTCGTCTACCCCCGCGCCCTCGACCACCGGCACGTACTGGCGCGTCTGGGCCGCCACCATCTCCATGAGCCTGGCCCCGGGCACTGTGGCGAAGCCCGGATAGTTCTCCACCTGCGGGGTTACCGCCACCTGCCCGCCCACCACGGACTTCTCCAGGACCACGGCGGAAAGGCCCCCGCGCGCCGCGTACATCCCGGCCGTGAGCCCGGCCGGTCCCCCGCCGACCACCACCACGTCCACCTCCTCGACCTTGCCCGCCGCGCCGGGGGCATGGCCGGGCTCGTCACCAGCGGCGGTCGCCGGCGTCACGCGCATGGACGTAAGTTCGTCCACAAAGCGTTCCTCGGATTCGAGCCCGAGGATGGACAGGGGGGCCAGACTGCCGTCCGGGTCCTCAATGATGGTGTGGGGCACGGAGCCCACCCCGTGCGCCGTGGCCGCCTGGGTGTGCTGGGCCGCGTCGATGCAGGTGGCGGCGACCAGGCCCGGGCGTTCGATGGCGCAGCGGAAGGCGTTTAAGACCTGTCCCGGGCAGTAGGGGCAGGCCGGATTGACGAAGACCGTGACCCGGCGCGGGTCTTTGAGGGCGGCCAGGCGCTTTTTCGCGGCCTCGGCCAGGCCGCTTTGTCCGGCCGAGACCCGCAAAAGGATCTCCATGAAGGTGCGCACCTCCTCGCCAAGGGGCGCGCCCAGGTAGCGGATGGCGTAGGCGTCCGGGGAAAGAAGCAGGGTGGGCGAGAAGGTGACGTCCCTTTTTTTGGCCGTCTCGTCGGACAGATCGGAAAAGCGGGCCTCGATGCGGGCATCCAGCCGGGCCAGATCGCGGACGAATTTGGCCAGATAGTCGTTGTAGGGGACGTTGTGGTCCGGCGAGACGTACACCTCCAGGACCACGGGGCCGGTGAGTTTTTCAAACAGGCGGGCCACGTCGCGTCGGGTGTCCTCGGGCAGAAACCACTCCCCTGAGCCGGTTGCGGCAGTGGGGGCGGCGGCGTCCCCGGGCATTTCGGCGGGGGCGGTTTCCTTGCTTGTGTCGCGGGAAAAAGGGCTCATGTCGCTGCTCCTTGAAAAATATCCGGAGTTTCGCGCAAGGCGGGGCGGATGATCGCAAAGATACCCCAATTCATGGCGGCGGGCAAACAGCCGGGACGGATGCGTGTGATCCCGTGCAATATCGCCACGCTAGAGGCTTCTTTCATACCCCCCTTTTAAAGGGTGGGATTTGTGGTAGAAGACATCTCAGAGGCCTTCGTGAAGCGGCCGTGTTTTCCCATGTTCACTGTGCCTTCATGCGGGAGTGACCCGTCCATGCGCTTTCGCTTTATCTGGCCGCGGGGCCTTCGCAACCAACTGTTCATCCTGGTCCTGCTCGTCCTGGTTCCGGCCCTGGGGCTGGCCGTGTATTCCGGCTTGCGGCAGCGTCAGGCGGCCATCGCGGAGTCCAAGGAGCGCATCATGGCCCTGGTGCGCCTTTTCGCTTACGAACAGGACCAACTGGTGGACACCACCCATCACGTCCTGCAAACCCTGGGGCATATCCCCGAGATCAGAAACCGGGACATCGCCGCCACGGACCGCATCCTGGCCGAGGTGCACGCCCATACCCCGTTCTACGCCACCCTGGTGGCCGTCAACCTGTCGGGCGAGGTCTTCGGCTGCGCCCTGCCGGCCGCCAAGCCCATCAACGTGGCCGACCGGGAATGGTTCGACGCGGTCAAAAGGGACAAGACGTTTTTCGTCGGCCGCTACCTCATAAGCCGCTCGGCCCGAAAGGCCTCGCTGCCCATGGCCTTTGCGGTCCTGGACGCCCGGGGAGAGGTGGATTTCATCCTGGGAGCGGCCCTGGATCTGGAATACTATGCCGACGTCTACGCCAAAACCAGTCTGCCCCCCGAGGCCTCGCTGACCCTGGCCGACGCCGGCGGTACGATCCTGTACCGGAACATGTCCGGCCCGCAATGGGTCGGGAAACCTTTGCCCGACCACCTGCGCGGCCACCTGGACAAGACCGCCATGGAGGGCACGTTCACCGCCGAAGGACTGGACGAAACGGTCCGCATCTATGGCTTCAAGCGCATTTCCGCCGACCACGACCTGGCCGGAGGCGAGCCGCTCACAGTGATCGTGGGCTTGCCTGAAGCCCAGGCCCTGGAAAAGCCGCGCCGCATCCTTCTCGGGCATCTGGCCGGACTGGCCGTGGCCGCGCTTGTGGCCATGACCGCGGCCGGTCTTTTCGCCCACCGGACCATCTTCAAGCCCGTGTCGGCCCTGGCCCGGGCGGCCAGACGGGTCAAGGAGGGGGAGGCCTCGGCCCGCACCGGCCTGGAGTACTCCCAGGGCGAGATCGGCGCCCTGGCCCGGGACTTCGACGAGATGGCCGAGGCCCTGGCGGGCCGCGAACAGGAACGCGACGCGGCCCGGCTCGAACTGGAAGAGCAGGTCGCCTTCGTGCGCACGCTCGTCGAGGCCGCGCCCATCCCCATCTACCACAAGGACCGTTACGGACGTTTTGTGGGATGCAACCGGGCTTTTGCCGAGTTCGTGGGCATGTCCGAGGACGAGATACGCGGCGCCGCCTCATCCGACATCGCCCCGCCGGTCCTTTCCGCGCGAAATATGGCCAGGGATGCGGAACTCATGGCCCGGGGCGGCAGTGAATCCTACGAGGCCACCTTCCCCTCTCCCGGGGGCCAAGAGCGCCAGGTGGTCTTCCACAAGGCCGTCTACCGGGACGCCGCGGGGGAGGTGGCCGGGCTTGTGGGGCTTTTCGTGGATGTCACGCCGCTCAAACAGGCCCAGGCCGAACTGATTGCGGCCAAGGAGAGGGCCGAGGAGGCCAGTCGCGGCAAAAGCGAGTTCTTGGCCAGCATGAGCCACGAGATTCGGACCCCCTTAAATGGCGTCCTGGGCATGCTGCAGGTCCTTTTGTCCGAGCCCCTGGAACAAAACCACCGCCACTACGTGGAAACGGCCCTGGACGCCGCCCGCACCCTCATGAGCGTCATCGGCGAGGTCCTGGATTTCTCCAAGATCGAGGCCGGAAGAATGGAACTGGCCGAGGAGGATTTTCGGGTCGCGGGCCTCTTGGACGCGGTGACCGGGCTTTTCGGAGCCCAGTCGGCCGCCCGGGGGATTGAGCTGGCCGGCATGATCTCGCCAGGGGTGCCGGGGTGGGCGCGCGGGGACCAGGGGCGGCTGCGGCAGATCCTCTTCAATCTGGTGGGCAACGCCCTCAAATTCACGGAGGCCGGCCGCATCCTGGTTCGCGTGGACCGGGCCGTCGAGGCCGAGACCCCCGGGGACACGGTCCTGGACCTGGTGGTGGAG
Proteins encoded:
- a CDS encoding FAD-dependent oxidoreductase, whose product is MSPFSRDTSKETAPAEMPGDAAAPTAATGSGEWFLPEDTRRDVARLFEKLTGPVVLEVYVSPDHNVPYNDYLAKFVRDLARLDARIEARFSDLSDETAKKRDVTFSPTLLLSPDAYAIRYLGAPLGEEVRTFMEILLRVSAGQSGLAEAAKKRLAALKDPRRVTVFVNPACPYCPGQVLNAFRCAIERPGLVAATCIDAAQHTQAATAHGVGSVPHTIIEDPDGSLAPLSILGLESEERFVDELTSMRVTPATAAGDEPGHAPGAAGKVEEVDVVVVGGGPAGLTAGMYAARGGLSAVVLEKSVVGGQVAVTPQVENYPGFATVPGARLMEMVAAQTRQYVPVVEGAGVDEVKIGRRIEVASGETTYLCRALILATGATWRKLGIPGEDRYFGRGVSACAACDGYLYKDAAVAVVGGGNTALTEALHLARLGASVTVLHRRDAFRAEKHLVDALTREGVDVVWNTVVEEVVGDETGVTAVRIKSVTDGSTRRMPVKALFVAAGYIPVTGLAQDIGLALDESGYIKVDRGLRTNIPRVYACGDVTGGVRQIVTAVGQGATAALSAFEDISHPYWRK
- a CDS encoding ATP-binding protein, translated to MRFRFIWPRGLRNQLFILVLLVLVPALGLAVYSGLRQRQAAIAESKERIMALVRLFAYEQDQLVDTTHHVLQTLGHIPEIRNRDIAATDRILAEVHAHTPFYATLVAVNLSGEVFGCALPAAKPINVADREWFDAVKRDKTFFVGRYLISRSARKASLPMAFAVLDARGEVDFILGAALDLEYYADVYAKTSLPPEASLTLADAGGTILYRNMSGPQWVGKPLPDHLRGHLDKTAMEGTFTAEGLDETVRIYGFKRISADHDLAGGEPLTVIVGLPEAQALEKPRRILLGHLAGLAVAALVAMTAAGLFAHRTIFKPVSALARAARRVKEGEASARTGLEYSQGEIGALARDFDEMAEALAGREQERDAARLELEEQVAFVRTLVEAAPIPIYHKDRYGRFVGCNRAFAEFVGMSEDEIRGAASSDIAPPVLSARNMARDAELMARGGSESYEATFPSPGGQERQVVFHKAVYRDAAGEVAGLVGLFVDVTPLKQAQAELIAAKERAEEASRGKSEFLASMSHEIRTPLNGVLGMLQVLLSEPLEQNHRHYVETALDAARTLMSVIGEVLDFSKIEAGRMELAEEDFRVAGLLDAVTGLFGAQSAARGIELAGMISPGVPGWARGDQGRLRQILFNLVGNALKFTEAGRILVRVDRAVEAETPGDTVLDLVVEDTGVGIPEDARERVFEPFRQAGYSAKRHGQGTGLGLPIVKRVAEAMGGFVTLDSEEGRGTRIAVRVRLRQSLSGAETPGPPPDFPAAPPPPHPAASVASSPAVAGEAVTSPNVPVGAGRTPRHQAEACRPGGLRVLVVEDDDLNRLTTTKLLERLGCEAVGVPGGSEALDLLETRPFDAVFMDIQMPGMDGLEATRRIRAATRPEVARLFVVAVTAHALKGDRERFLEAGMDDYVSKPVDLDELCAALARVPRRQPEKDAL